From Taeniopygia guttata chromosome 3, bTaeGut7.mat, whole genome shotgun sequence:
tctaaGTCAACTATTTAACATATAGTTAAGTAACTAAAGTGATTCTCCTGCTTTCCATATTTCCTGAAATAGGCAGAAAAATTTCCAGCACTACATATGCTATTGAACAATGGCCAGCagtattttgggtattttcttcttaaagagGCGTCACTGTTTCATCACTACACACAGAGCTAAGGCTGCAAACATCCATTAGTAATAACAGAATATAGAGGTGAATTTATTGTATTTCATAATGGAAAAGACTGAGTGGCCTCTTTCAGTTaatcagtaataaaaaaatattaaaaacaaagggaCCTCTAAACATCCCTTTCAGCATACAGGGTTCTATGAGTTTGTGTTCTTTGAgcacaaagaacaaaaatgtaTGCATATTTATGCTGTTTGTTCTGGCCACATATGGGagttctgtaattttatttttcaaatagtAATTCTGACAGCACATCACACAGTTCAACAGATGCTGTCAAATAAGATTAATTACAAGAATCTTTTGAAATATCATGTAAGTACATAGCTGTAACTCATTGCCAAAACTGTACTTGAAAATACAAGTCATTTCAGACAGAAGCTGACACTTGAGCCCTGCAGTGTCATTCCTGAGAAGTCAATCACACAGTTTTGTATTACAAAAAGAGATACATAGCAACAATTTCAGCTGTACAAGTAAGATGCACTTTAAATTATTAAGATGCCAGTGACAATACAGTAACATTTAACAGtgagaagtgattttttttatctcattGCTCCAGGTGTTGCAGCCTGCCTGTACTTGCAGTGACAGTTCAGAAAGTTTTCTGAACTTTTGCCATGAACATCTTGAGACATTTTGCCATGCCAGCAGTTACACCTGCTGGTTAAGGGCAGAAATTGGTCTTTTAACTTAAACTATGCTTGTTTTCAATTGCAACTGATCCATTGTGGTAGACCTGCTGAGAAACTGCACATATCTGCTTCTTCAGAACTTTGTATGGTGATAGAAACCTCTGTGAAATGGTAGGATGGACTCCCAGGAGTAGTCACCACTAAATTTACCCACACGCcttcaaatatttcatttggcAGGATTTTTAATACAACTGTAACCGAAAAGTCAAAGGATTTCCAGGATCTTATgtcaaaaattcccagaatttttGTGTGGAAACTACTCAACACTCCACCCTCCACCTGCTACCCCTAGCCCACAAAAAGACCCCAAACAGAAATTGTAGAAACAATAATAACAAGTCatagaaaaaacaggaaaaggtgGATAAAAAGTACTGTTCAAAGAGACATTACATCATTACTGCTTAGGGAAAATTACAATAAGAGATCAACTGTTTCTGTTACTGGAGCTGGTGGGTTCCTTACTGAATGAAAGGCTGCCATTGCTTAATGAAAGCAGGATCTGAATAAACACCAGTTCTCTCTGACGCAACCTACAGTCTGCAGAGAAGATGCAACATGTGCTAAAGGCACTCTGAATCAATGTAAGAATATTCCATGGTTAATCTGACCAAAAGAGTCATTGTGAAAAATCTGCAATGAATATATGAGATTTTATTTTGGATAGGTAAAAACCATGAGGTACTTGAAATTCAAACCATGTTTCTCAGCTATATGGGGTGTGATGATGTAGAAGACAGTTTCTATTACTTAAATAGAATGGGTTAAGTAAAAGTGGTAGCATTCCTCCAATTCCTAGGATAGGTAAGCAAGCCTATCTTTTTCTATCTTTAATGTATGAAAGTAAGCCAGAATTTGGCCCTAAAAAGCAACTCTCAAAAGAACTTAAGAGGATATTGCCAGTCACAACCAGTTAGTAATGAATTTTGGACAATTATTTAAAGAGGCTTTACATCACACAGCAGATTtcatgaattaatttttatcacTACATTTGAATTTGCAGAttacaaaatttaaataattatcaAATCgatatattgttttatttttactataaTAATTGTTTGTCTTAATACATACTTTTTAATATCcctcaaaacaaaccaaacaacccTCAAATGAAAATATGCCTTCCCATGTCACACAACTTAATTGGTTGATAAGGCCACAGTAATTAAGAAACAGGCATCCTTCTATATGAAGCTGGTAAGTCAGGTAAGATTAATGTGGATTTTTAGTGCCAGTTATTTAATGAATTACAGGCCATTACATTAAAGAATGCAGAAGCAGTATTATACACTGATGGTTCCTCAAACATGCTGACACACTGTGGCATTATAAACTTGGGAAAAAACCTGCTGTGAACTTAAAAGTGATTGCAGAACTATTCTTGTAATCATCAGCTTTTTGTGTTGGAAGCCTCCATGGCATAAATGAAAGCACTTCCTTGTGAATGCTGCTGCAAACTCAAAAGTAGAACATGAAAACACCAACGCCCTGATATCCAACACATTGGCTTCCTGAGGTAAGGCGTGACCAAAATCCATGCCAAAATTTGTTGTTACTAAGTTGCCAAGGTAAAGATGCACCCCCCAACTTACTGTATGAGGGAGAATGATGCTTAATCTTCCTGTGGCTGCAAATAATCATTCCGAGTCTCTCTATCTACAGACAGAAGATACTTGTAAAAACAGCAACCATGCTGAGGACATAGTGATGCAGCTACACATGGCCCCGGGTCATTTAGAAACTGGAGCAAAGAAACAGTTCGAGACTTTCCCCATACTGAACAGGGGAAACAGCACACCTCCCTCACTTTTCTGGACATCCcatttatttgaaatactttttcttccttacaaACTATACCTAATATTGTAGGTGTGATTGAGCTGGGTGTTCAGACACACAAGCAACTGTCATCAGTCATTCAGGAAGCTGCCTGTGCTCAGTTCATGTGGAGATTCTGTACAAACCCTTCATCAACTCCAAACAGTGAGGAGACTCCATACAGAGATCTAACTCACAGAGTGACTGGAgtggctctggcacagggaagACTATTATTCAGCCAGCTTTCTCTGTAAGACTGTGTGCCAAAACCACTATCTAATTGCTCTAATTTTATCTTATTATTatctaataatattttattattatctaATAATATCAACAGGCTGTTGAAtgatattaaataatttcttatgtCAAAATCGCAAAAAGACACAACAAAGTATCTTGCTTGGAAATTGAAGCTTCAGAAATTAAGAGCTAGATGCTAAGCACATAATTAGAATATTGTGAGAAAGGGTGCAGTTTTCAGAGCCATTAGGACCTGATATAACAACCACTAAAATAGGGAGTTTCCCCTTTTCACAACCTACTCACTGTGCTCCCCTTCACTCGCTGCTCCATGTTTCCATCTCTTACCTTGTGCCAGAACAAGAGCATGTTGGGCTCATCCATCACCTGCTTTTAACTAAATTAAACAGTGCATAAATGCATGGTATAGTAACCCCATGAGGGAACAGATGAGTGTCAGAACCAgtagaaaggaaaggaagggatCAGACATACAGGAAGAGTGGAGCAAGCAATCTCTTCCACAGTGGTAACAAACCACTAGATATACAAAACTCTCTAACTGGCCTTCAGAGTAACTATGGAAGCAGTGAAAGTTGTGGTGGACTCTGTCTAAAAATTTCACAGCATAAGAAGATTTTCTTAAGCTCGGTAAACATCCAATACAAAGTAAAATTAATTCTGGGAAGCACTACAGACAGCTCCCCATATGAGGTCAGACTAGATTATGttcctttaaatatttattcatacAAGGTTTAAGTGCAACTTCAACAAATACATGCAACACAGACTTTTGCAACATTCAGATTGATGTTTTGAGCAGAAAAGTGACGGCTGCTACCCCACTTTACGTGACTCAGGTAATACTCTGAGTATCTCAGCAGCTTATCAATGCTGTTTAATAGACATGGAGGTGATGCCAAGCTGCATGGAGGTGCATTTCAACTAAGTTCTAATAATTTCTCTGAGAATTCACACTGCGCATGATCTCTAAGAAGGCAGTGAACAGAGTATCTGAACATGCATGTTGGACACAGCCAGATCTACAGACAAAGGACATAGTAAGTACTTACTGAAATAAAGATGTTAAGCAGGTTTTCCAGTGTTGGGAGCTGTGGAATCAGTTTCTGTACCACTTTGCTAAATGCTTCAAATATAGAATGATCATATATGCTTGTCAgataaaagctggaaaaaaatgtcaCCACATTTTCCTTTTAGCCACATACTGTGAACATGATGTACCTTTCATAATATgagtgaaattaaaatattgtcaGACATTAAGTGCCTACACTAATGCAATTATCCCCTGTGATCAAAAGTCATGATATGATTGAAACACAGGACTAAATCTCTATATTAAAGAGCCCCCCAGCCTTGACAGTGAAACCTATAACGCAATGTAGAACTTTTTAATGCAACTCCCATGCTGGTATTCTTACGAAAATATTTATCAAATTTCAGGAGAGGAGTATTACTGAGTATGCCTATTGTGATCTACTTTTTGAAAGCTGTGGACCCATTTATCAGTGCAGTGATGCAGTCAAGTAGTTAAGAGCACTAAAGAGCTGGCATGTTCATGGAGCAGGCCTCTCTTTGCAATATATTTGTACTTGGCTTTCAAGTGCTAAGAAAGCCATGACAACTTGATGTCCTCTGGTTCCCAGTCAGCTAAATCCACTGCTTGTCACCATTTGCTACAGTAACCCATTTTACCAGAAGACACAAGTCAAAGATACAGCACAGGTCTTCCCAAGCAGCTCCAAGCAGTCTGCAGCAGTGAGGACGAGTGACTGGGAGGGGACCATGTGGCACAGAGCTttcaaaaaaggcaaaagtGATGTGGTGGCATATACACTCCATGGCCTGGAACTCTACTGGTTGTTGTCACTGTCCAAGCCAACTTATTTCAAGACAGCAACTGCAGCAAAACCTGATAGGATTCTGGCATGTTTGTCTGGCATCTGTTATTAAGCAGCTCTCCATCTTTCCCTTCAAGACAGCAATCAGAAATAGGATACTTTGGCTCAGGTCAAATGCACTATCTCTAATTATCCCTTTCCTTCATATATCAAAAGCATGTTGCCCGCTACTTCAAGAGGGCAGACAATGGTAACTTGTCAAATATGCTGCTCTCTTCTTTAGCATTCTCTGCACAGCAACTTTTCTCACCTGAGGTGGATCTTCTCCAATCCTGCATCTGCAAGATCATCATTTGCCCTCTGGTGAATATCCCTCTGTGTTTCAATCTTATGATCATCAGATAAACCATCCACTTTATGGATAAAGATTTCAAAGTTGATATCTGGATTCACTTTATAGGCTCTGGTCACAGTAAGATGCAGCCGAGCTAATGCTTCCATATAATCATcctaataaaggaaaaagaagaactACAATTTAGgaaggtatttaaaaatatatatattatattttgtgatacttatttttaaatagtacTACAGCTCAACAacagcttgattttttttaatgttttataaGTAGAACCCTGAGCCTACATCCAGCATGTGCACCAATCTCATGCTGTCAGCACTTAGGAATCTGAGCAAGAACCTTGAGATGTTAAAACAAATTAGTTAACTTCCAAACACACTGCAGAGAGAGATTAAAAATAGCCAAGCAGCTCTTCAAGTTGTAATGACTtctttttaatgtgtgtttGTGATGTagattatttatttgctttgaaaaaaactGTGCTTTCCAACCCATTTGTCTAttgctgaagaaagaaaaaaaaaatagccccTTTTTTTACCTGAGAATCAATAACAAATATCAGTGCTCCAGTGCCTCTGAAAATCATCTCATAATCAAACGTAGGGTCAAAGAAGTCAATTTGCCCAGGAAAATCCCATATCTGAAAGTTGACAAAGGAGCTGTTGGAAACATCCTCTCTGCAGATCTTGTTTGTGCTCTCCAAGAAGAGAGTCTCATTCGGCGACATTTTGTGAAAGACAACTTTCTGAATGGAAGACTTTCCACTTCTTCTCAATCCCATGAGCAGGATTCTTGGCTTAACTTCAGTACTGAAGGGATCATTGAAATCCAAAACTGaataaaatcacacaaaaagaaaaggaatataCTATGGCAATATAATTAGTAACTGCCAGATAACATGcatttgatatttattttcataaatttttattttaatttatgcaaATGTTACCAATGTTTAAGCTTAGAGAGCAGTGTTATAGGCATTTTGACTTGAATTATTTGCCCCTGAGGGTATACTATCAGAAAATTTACTTCTCACCTCCAAGACAGAAACTGCAGAAATTGTATGTGAAAAGTCTGTTATCACATATAGACATCTTTAAATGCCTAATTTTATTCTAATTAACACTATGCCACATATATTCTCCTTTAAAAGAGTATCATCTGATAATAAATACCCCTTTGCAGCAGATAGGTACATCACTATGCTGGAAGAACAGAGTAAGACTCTGTTAAGTACCTCTGCAGGATCGTTCTACCTGAGGGCTTCCTTTCTCTAAAATCAAtcaacaaataaataaattaataaatgaaatCATACATGCAAGGAGCTACAGGAAGAGATCAACTCAGCAGACACACAGTGATTCTATGTTGCTTACAGTACTGAGCTCATGAGGAGTCCTTTTCTAAGGTGCTTAGGATTTCACCTGCTGCTCAGTAATTTGTGTTACAATCTGTAAAGGTTTGTTTATCCAATAAATAAGATTACAGCATATCATCTGCCTATTTGCAAAACAAAGCCTGGGAACACAGGGGTTTCATTGTGTTACCTACCCCAGTTTGAAACTGGAACTACTTTTTCTGGTGCTGATGCAGTTATATCAGCATCAGGTAGTTCCAAGAGTAAACTATGCTGTTATATCTGTAGGGACATGAATATATAGCTATCCATTCCTGTAGGCTTTAGCTTCAGGTATCTCTAATCAAAACACCCAAAGCAGTCTGAATTGCTGCATTTAGTTGGCCTAGAACTTTGAAATGTCCTTTGGTGCTGAGGTGAAAGGGCACTGCCCTTATATGTAAAATGCTCTGAAACATCTCTATGACTCTGCCATGTCAAACATAAGTAGGGCAAAATAAAAGA
This genomic window contains:
- the RRAGD gene encoding ras-related GTP-binding protein D, which translates into the protein MSQVPRKLPEEEEGDEEEEEEEEIVGLAGYADGAESFSDGDAESGGDEAFLDFNDPFSTEVKPRILLMGLRRSGKSSIQKVVFHKMSPNETLFLESTNKICREDVSNSSFVNFQIWDFPGQIDFFDPTFDYEMIFRGTGALIFVIDSQDDYMEALARLHLTVTRAYKVNPDINFEIFIHKVDGLSDDHKIETQRDIHQRANDDLADAGLEKIHLSFYLTSIYDHSIFEAFSKVVQKLIPQLPTLENLLNIFISNSGIEKAFLFDVVSKIYIATDSTPVDMQTYELCCDMIDVVIDISCIYGLKDDGTGTPYDKESMAIIKLNNTTVLYLKEVTKFLALVCFVREESFERKGLIDYNFHCFRKAIQEVFEVRMKVVRSRKHQSHLQKNKRPTPNGTPRMPL